A part of Mycolicibacterium sp. TUM20985 genomic DNA contains:
- a CDS encoding chorismate mutase produces MRPDHPHDEDAESPMSIETEQTPDIDDLRLEIDRLDAEILAAVQRRAEVSQIIGKARMASGGTRLVHSREMKVIERYSALGPEGKDLAMILLRLGRGRLGH; encoded by the coding sequence ATGAGACCAGATCACCCACACGACGAGGATGCGGAGTCACCAATGAGTATCGAAACCGAGCAGACGCCTGACATCGACGACCTGCGCCTGGAGATCGACCGGCTCGACGCCGAGATCCTGGCCGCCGTCCAGCGCCGCGCCGAGGTATCCCAGATCATCGGCAAGGCCAGGATGGCCTCTGGCGGCACCCGCCTGGTGCACAGCCGCGAAATGAAGGTCATCGAGCGCTACAGCGCGCTCGGCCCCGAGGGCAAGGACCTCGCAATGATCCTGCTTCGCCTGGGCCGCGGGCGCCTCGGGCACTAG
- a CDS encoding UvrD-helicase domain-containing protein → MTQEVLATATDQLHADLLDGLNPQQRKAVLHEGSPLLIVAGAGSGKTAVLTRRIAYLLAARDVGVGQVLAITFTNKAAAEMRERVVNLIGPRARSMWVSTFHSTCVRILRNQASLLPGLNSNFSIYDADDSRRLLMMIAKDMGLDTKRYSPRLLANSISNLKNELIDPDKAAFEAAEGEDDLARIVAEAFGEYQRRLRGANALDFDDLIGETVAVLQAFPQIAQYYRRRFRHILVDEYQDTNHAQYMLVRELVGHDLEDGDVPPGELCVVGDADQSIYAFRGATIRNIEDFERDYPNATTILLEQNYRSTQNILSAANAVISRNTGRREKRLWTDAGEGELIVGYVADNEHDEARFIAEEIDALADRGDITYNDVAVFYRTNNSSRAVEDVFIRAGIPYKVVGGVRFYERKEIRDIVAYLRVLDNPGDAVSMRRILNTPRRGIGDRAEACVAVYAENTGASFNDSLQAAAEGRVPMLNTRSEKAIAGFVALLDELRGMLGDELGELVEAVLERTGYRRELESSSDPQDLARLDNLNELVSVAHEFSIDLANAAALRDQDGESVDEDIPDTGVLAQFLERVSLVADADGIPDSGSGVVTMMTLHTAKGLEFPMVFVTGWEDGMFPHMRALGDPLELSEERRLAYVGITRARQRLYLSRAKVRSSWGQPMLNPESRFLREIPQELIDWRRVEAPQSSFGVPVSGAGRFAGTPRPAPGRTAAARNRPVISLEPGDRVTHDKYGLGRVEEVSGMGEAAMSLIDFGSAGRVKLMHNHAPIQKL, encoded by the coding sequence ATGACTCAAGAAGTACTAGCGACCGCGACGGATCAACTCCACGCCGACCTTCTGGACGGGCTCAACCCCCAGCAGCGCAAGGCGGTGCTGCACGAGGGCTCCCCGCTGCTGATCGTTGCGGGCGCGGGGTCGGGCAAGACGGCGGTGCTGACGCGCCGCATCGCCTACCTGCTGGCCGCCCGCGACGTCGGCGTCGGCCAGGTGCTGGCCATTACGTTCACCAACAAGGCCGCCGCGGAGATGCGCGAGCGGGTGGTCAACCTGATCGGGCCGCGGGCCCGTTCTATGTGGGTGTCGACGTTCCACTCCACGTGCGTGCGGATTCTGCGCAACCAGGCGTCGCTGCTGCCCGGCCTCAACTCGAACTTCTCCATCTACGACGCCGATGACTCGCGGCGTCTGCTGATGATGATCGCCAAGGACATGGGCCTCGACACCAAGCGGTATTCGCCGCGGCTGCTGGCCAATTCGATCTCCAACCTCAAGAACGAGCTCATCGATCCCGACAAGGCGGCATTCGAGGCGGCCGAGGGTGAGGACGACCTGGCTCGCATCGTCGCCGAGGCCTTCGGTGAGTATCAGCGTCGGCTGCGCGGGGCCAACGCGTTGGACTTCGACGACCTGATCGGCGAGACGGTGGCCGTGCTGCAAGCCTTCCCGCAGATCGCGCAGTACTACCGGCGACGCTTCCGGCACATCCTGGTCGACGAGTACCAGGACACCAACCATGCGCAGTACATGCTCGTGCGTGAGCTCGTCGGTCACGATCTGGAGGACGGTGACGTCCCGCCCGGCGAACTGTGCGTGGTCGGTGACGCCGACCAGTCGATCTACGCGTTCCGCGGCGCCACCATTCGCAACATCGAGGACTTCGAGCGGGACTACCCGAACGCCACGACCATCCTGCTCGAGCAGAACTACCGCTCGACGCAGAACATCCTGTCTGCGGCCAACGCCGTCATCTCCCGCAATACGGGCCGACGCGAGAAGCGGCTGTGGACCGATGCCGGCGAAGGTGAGCTGATCGTCGGCTACGTCGCGGACAACGAACACGACGAGGCCCGCTTCATCGCCGAGGAGATCGACGCCCTCGCCGATCGCGGAGACATCACCTACAACGACGTCGCGGTCTTCTACCGGACCAACAACTCTTCCCGGGCCGTCGAAGACGTCTTCATCAGGGCAGGTATCCCGTACAAGGTGGTCGGGGGGGTTAGGTTCTACGAGCGCAAGGAGATTCGCGACATCGTCGCGTACCTGCGCGTACTGGACAATCCCGGCGACGCGGTGAGCATGCGCCGCATCTTGAACACGCCCCGCCGCGGCATCGGCGACCGAGCCGAAGCGTGCGTCGCGGTGTACGCCGAGAACACCGGCGCCTCCTTCAACGACAGCCTGCAGGCCGCCGCGGAGGGCCGGGTCCCGATGCTGAACACGCGCTCGGAGAAGGCGATCGCCGGCTTCGTGGCGTTGCTCGACGAGTTGCGCGGCATGCTGGGTGATGAGCTGGGCGAGCTCGTGGAGGCCGTTCTCGAACGCACTGGATATCGCCGCGAGCTCGAATCGTCAAGTGATCCGCAGGATTTGGCGCGTCTGGACAACCTCAACGAATTAGTGAGCGTCGCACACGAATTCAGCATCGACCTGGCCAACGCCGCGGCCCTTCGCGACCAGGACGGCGAATCGGTGGACGAGGACATCCCGGACACCGGTGTGCTAGCGCAGTTCCTGGAGCGCGTGTCACTCGTCGCCGATGCCGACGGAATACCCGACAGCGGTTCGGGCGTCGTCACCATGATGACCCTGCACACCGCCAAGGGGTTGGAGTTCCCCATGGTGTTCGTGACGGGGTGGGAGGACGGCATGTTCCCGCACATGCGCGCCCTGGGCGATCCGCTCGAGTTGTCCGAGGAGCGGCGGCTCGCCTACGTCGGCATCACCCGCGCCCGGCAGCGCCTGTACCTCAGCCGGGCGAAGGTGCGGTCGTCCTGGGGACAGCCGATGCTCAACCCGGAATCCCGCTTCCTGCGCGAGATTCCGCAGGAGCTGATCGACTGGCGGCGCGTGGAGGCCCCGCAATCGTCCTTCGGTGTGCCCGTGAGCGGGGCGGGTCGCTTCGCCGGCACGCCTCGGCCTGCGCCGGGGAGGACGGCCGCTGCGCGCAACCGGCCCGTCATCAGCCTGGAGCCGGGAGATCGCGTCACACACGACAAGTACGGGCTCGGTCGCGTGGAAGAGGTGTCCGGGATGGGTGAAGCAGCGATGTCGCTGATCGACTTCGGCAGCGCAGGCCGAGTCAAGCTGATGCACAACCACGCGCCGATCCAGAAGCTGTGA
- a CDS encoding M23 family metallopeptidase — protein sequence MAEQGSTRRTRVAPATPYDATITDIIPFNEFGDLEDLDFSNTSAFDRESRVIRAPELDDLHDTDDLVSLRLAVPSQFRASSGDERRSAHAYRDSRTDVSDGMQNTDVIDMSARRGLHRKVGDGAVKARLVAAAMAAGATAAAAYSVVNTSDKAPVEQMVAAGPNAFVDGGVITGSADGMQIVTVTPVASEAVHSQELANGAAFAAERAEREARLARPMYEMPARGVWTSGFGYRWGVLHAGIDIANSIGTPIVAAADGVVTDAGPTAGYGAWVKIRHADGTVTLYGHVNTWLVSVGERVMAGDQIATIGNRGQSTGPHLHFSVLKNGKDFVDPVPWLAAKGLSPGSYVG from the coding sequence TTGGCTGAGCAAGGTTCCACTCGACGCACTCGAGTAGCGCCAGCGACCCCCTACGACGCCACCATCACCGACATCATCCCGTTCAACGAGTTCGGTGATCTCGAAGACCTCGACTTCAGCAACACCTCCGCCTTCGATCGCGAATCGCGCGTCATCCGCGCCCCCGAGCTCGACGACCTGCACGACACCGACGATCTGGTCTCCCTGCGGCTGGCCGTCCCGTCTCAGTTCCGCGCCTCCAGCGGCGACGAGCGTCGTTCCGCCCACGCCTACCGCGACAGCCGCACGGATGTCAGCGATGGCATGCAGAACACCGACGTCATCGACATGTCGGCACGGCGCGGTCTGCACCGCAAGGTTGGCGACGGCGCCGTCAAGGCCCGCCTGGTCGCCGCGGCGATGGCCGCCGGCGCCACCGCAGCGGCCGCCTACTCGGTGGTCAACACGAGCGACAAGGCCCCCGTCGAGCAGATGGTCGCCGCGGGTCCCAACGCCTTCGTCGACGGCGGCGTCATCACCGGCTCCGCCGACGGAATGCAGATCGTCACCGTCACCCCCGTCGCCAGCGAGGCGGTGCACAGCCAGGAACTCGCCAACGGCGCAGCCTTCGCCGCCGAGCGCGCCGAGCGCGAGGCTCGCCTCGCCAGGCCGATGTACGAAATGCCCGCCCGCGGTGTCTGGACGTCCGGATTCGGTTACCGCTGGGGCGTTTTGCACGCAGGCATCGACATCGCGAACTCGATCGGTACGCCCATCGTGGCGGCGGCGGACGGCGTGGTCACCGACGCCGGTCCCACTGCCGGCTACGGCGCCTGGGTCAAGATCCGGCACGCCGATGGCACCGTCACGCTGTACGGCCACGTCAACACTTGGCTCGTCAGCGTCGGCGAGCGGGTCATGGCGGGCGACCAGATCGCCACGATCGGCAACCGCGGCCAGTCGACCGGCCCGCATCTGCACTTCTCGGTATTGAAGAACGGCAAGGACTTCGTCGATCCGGTGCCGTGGCTCGCGGCAAAGGGACTGAGCCCCGGCAGCTACGTCGGCTGA
- the sucC gene encoding ADP-forming succinate--CoA ligase subunit beta, whose translation MDLFEYQAKELFAKHNVPTTPGRVTDSAEDAKAIAEEIGKPVMVKAQVKVGGRGKAGGVKYAATPDDAFTHAQNILGLDIKGHVVKKLLVAEASDIAEEYYISFLLDRSNRSYLAMCSVEGGVEIEEVAANNPDRLAKVPVNAVKGVDLAFAREIAEQGHLPAEVLDAAAVTIQKLWEVFVGEDATLVEVNPLVRTPDDQILALDGKVTLDANADFRQAGHAEFEDTDATDPLELKAKENDLNYVKLDGAVGIIGNGAGLVMSTLDVVAYAGEKHGGVKPANFLDIGGGASAEVMAAGLDVILGDSQVKSVFVNVFGGITACDAVANGIVGALKKLGDEANKPLVVRLDGNNVEEGRRILAEANHPLVIQADTMDAGADKAAELANK comes from the coding sequence ATGGATCTCTTCGAATACCAGGCGAAGGAGCTGTTCGCCAAGCACAACGTGCCCACCACCCCGGGCCGGGTGACCGATTCGGCGGAGGACGCCAAGGCGATCGCCGAGGAAATCGGCAAGCCGGTCATGGTCAAGGCGCAGGTAAAGGTCGGCGGCCGCGGCAAGGCGGGCGGCGTGAAGTACGCGGCCACCCCCGACGACGCCTTCACCCACGCCCAGAACATCCTGGGCCTCGACATCAAGGGTCACGTCGTCAAGAAGCTCCTCGTCGCCGAGGCCAGCGACATCGCCGAGGAGTACTACATCTCCTTCCTGCTCGACCGTTCCAACCGCAGTTACCTGGCGATGTGCTCGGTCGAGGGCGGCGTGGAGATCGAAGAGGTCGCCGCGAACAACCCCGATCGTCTCGCCAAGGTTCCCGTCAACGCCGTCAAGGGTGTCGACCTCGCCTTCGCACGGGAGATCGCCGAGCAGGGCCACCTGCCCGCCGAGGTGCTCGACGCCGCCGCCGTGACCATCCAGAAGCTCTGGGAGGTGTTCGTCGGCGAGGACGCCACGCTGGTCGAGGTCAATCCGCTGGTGCGCACGCCAGACGATCAGATCTTGGCGCTGGACGGCAAGGTCACCCTTGACGCGAACGCCGACTTCCGGCAGGCCGGTCACGCCGAATTCGAGGACACGGACGCCACCGACCCGCTCGAGCTCAAGGCCAAGGAGAACGACCTCAACTACGTCAAGCTCGACGGCGCGGTGGGCATCATCGGCAACGGTGCGGGGCTGGTGATGTCGACGTTGGACGTCGTTGCCTACGCCGGCGAGAAGCACGGCGGCGTCAAGCCCGCCAACTTCCTCGACATCGGTGGCGGTGCCTCGGCTGAGGTGATGGCCGCCGGTCTCGACGTCATCCTCGGTGACAGCCAGGTAAAGAGTGTCTTCGTCAACGTGTTCGGCGGCATCACCGCCTGCGACGCAGTGGCCAACGGCATCGTCGGCGCGCTGAAGAAGCTCGGTGACGAGGCCAACAAGCCGTTGGTCGTCCGCCTCGACGGCAACAACGTGGAGGAGGGCCGCCGGATACTGGCCGAGGCCAACCATCCGCTGGTCATTCAGGCCGACACCATGGACGCCGGCGCCGACAAGGCCGCCGAACTGGCGAACAAGTAA
- the sucD gene encoding succinate--CoA ligase subunit alpha, protein MSIFLNKDNKVIVQGITGGEGTKHTALMLKAGTQVVGGVNARKAGTTVAHKDKDGNDVELPVFGSVAEAMKETGADVSIAFVPPAFSKDAIIEAIDAEIPLLVVITEGIPVQDSAYAWAYNVQKGEKTRIIGPNCPGIITPGESLVGITPNNITGKGPIGLVSKSGTLTYQMMFELRDLGFSTAIGIGGDPVIGTTHIDAIEAFEKDPETKVIVMIGEIGGDAEEKAAAYVKANVTKPVVGYVAGFTAPEGKTMGHAGAIVSDGAGTAQGKKEALEAAGVKVGKTPSETAALAREILESL, encoded by the coding sequence ATGTCGATCTTTCTGAACAAGGACAACAAGGTCATCGTCCAGGGCATCACCGGCGGCGAGGGCACCAAGCACACCGCGCTGATGCTGAAGGCGGGTACTCAGGTCGTGGGCGGCGTGAACGCCCGCAAGGCCGGTACGACCGTCGCCCACAAGGACAAGGACGGGAACGACGTCGAGCTCCCGGTGTTCGGTAGCGTCGCCGAGGCCATGAAGGAGACCGGCGCCGACGTGTCGATCGCCTTCGTGCCGCCCGCCTTCTCGAAGGACGCCATCATCGAGGCCATCGACGCCGAGATTCCGCTGTTGGTCGTCATCACCGAGGGAATTCCGGTGCAGGACAGCGCGTATGCGTGGGCCTATAACGTACAAAAGGGCGAGAAGACCCGGATCATCGGGCCGAACTGTCCCGGCATCATCACCCCCGGCGAGTCGCTGGTCGGCATCACGCCGAACAACATCACCGGTAAGGGTCCGATCGGGCTGGTGTCGAAATCCGGCACGCTGACCTACCAGATGATGTTCGAGCTTCGCGATCTCGGCTTCTCGACCGCGATCGGCATCGGCGGTGACCCGGTCATCGGCACCACCCACATCGACGCCATCGAGGCGTTCGAGAAGGATCCCGAGACCAAGGTCATCGTGATGATCGGCGAGATCGGTGGCGACGCCGAGGAGAAGGCCGCCGCCTACGTCAAGGCCAACGTGACCAAGCCGGTCGTCGGCTACGTCGCGGGCTTCACGGCGCCGGAGGGCAAGACGATGGGCCACGCCGGCGCGATCGTGTCCGACGGCGCAGGCACCGCCCAGGGCAAGAAGGAAGCGCTCGAGGCAGCGGGCGTCAAGGTCGGCAAGACGCCGTCGGAGACGGCTGCGCTGGCCCGGGAGATCCTCGAAAGCCTGTAA
- a CDS encoding acetyl-CoA acetyltransferase, whose amino-acid sequence MQLDPHTPVIVGVGQFTERIDDAAYRGMSAVELATEAVRAALADTGADVAAVAAAIEVFAGLRQFEICTPFADPPLGCSDNYVRSVAHRVGADPTRAILEPIGGNGPQKLMTEFAGAIAAGEHDVALILGSEPGSTAKYFSDRDPKPDFSERVGGQLEDRGYGFEQYMSEYTAKHGLTGAPVQYGLLDNARRARLGLGVAEYRRRMAELFAPFSKVAAKNPFSSSPVERSVEEIETVTDENRMICDPYPRLLVARDTVNQGAAALLMSVAAARRLGVPEEKWVYLRGHADQVEQDLLDRVDPSVSHSAKQAVAEALRVAGIGIDDVSTFDLYSCFPFPVFAVCDEFGLAADDPRGLTLTGGLPYFGGPGNSYSLHGIAETVAEMRDKPGAFGLVGANGGVMSKYSVGVYSTEPAEWASDHGKALQRDIAALPTVPVTRHANGTGTIETYSVRYDWPVTTGVIIGRLDADGSRFMALTEDDDLVALMRNGDPLGARIAVTASDDGVNLAAPA is encoded by the coding sequence ATGCAGTTAGACCCCCATACTCCGGTCATCGTCGGCGTCGGACAGTTCACCGAACGCATCGACGACGCCGCCTACCGCGGCATGTCCGCGGTCGAGCTGGCGACCGAGGCCGTGCGGGCCGCGTTGGCGGACACCGGTGCGGACGTAGCCGCCGTGGCGGCGGCCATCGAGGTATTCGCCGGGCTGCGCCAGTTCGAGATCTGCACCCCCTTCGCCGACCCGCCACTGGGCTGCTCGGACAACTACGTGCGATCGGTGGCTCACCGCGTCGGCGCCGATCCCACCCGCGCGATCCTCGAGCCCATCGGCGGCAACGGCCCGCAAAAACTGATGACGGAGTTCGCCGGGGCCATCGCCGCGGGTGAGCACGACGTGGCGCTGATACTTGGCTCCGAGCCGGGGTCCACGGCGAAGTACTTCTCGGACAGGGATCCAAAGCCGGACTTCAGCGAACGCGTGGGCGGGCAACTCGAGGATCGCGGCTACGGTTTCGAGCAGTACATGAGTGAGTACACCGCCAAGCACGGATTGACCGGCGCGCCAGTCCAATACGGGCTGCTGGACAACGCGCGACGGGCGCGACTGGGGCTCGGCGTCGCCGAGTACCGGCGGCGGATGGCCGAGCTGTTCGCCCCGTTCTCGAAGGTTGCCGCCAAGAACCCCTTCTCGTCATCGCCGGTGGAACGTTCGGTCGAGGAGATCGAGACCGTCACCGACGAGAACCGGATGATCTGCGACCCATACCCGCGTCTGCTGGTGGCGCGGGACACCGTCAACCAGGGTGCCGCCGCCCTGCTGATGTCGGTGGCTGCGGCCCGCCGCCTCGGCGTGCCCGAGGAGAAGTGGGTCTACCTCCGCGGCCACGCCGACCAGGTCGAGCAGGACCTGCTGGACCGCGTCGACCCGAGTGTCAGTCACTCGGCGAAACAGGCTGTGGCCGAAGCGCTCCGGGTTGCGGGCATCGGCATTGACGACGTGTCGACGTTCGATCTCTACAGTTGCTTCCCGTTTCCGGTCTTCGCGGTGTGCGACGAGTTCGGGCTCGCCGCCGACGATCCGCGCGGGCTCACCCTCACCGGCGGACTGCCATACTTCGGTGGCCCGGGCAACAGCTACTCACTGCACGGTATCGCCGAGACCGTGGCCGAGATGCGGGACAAGCCAGGGGCATTCGGCCTCGTCGGTGCCAACGGCGGCGTCATGAGCAAGTACTCGGTTGGCGTGTACTCCACCGAGCCCGCCGAGTGGGCGTCCGACCATGGCAAGGCGCTGCAGCGTGACATCGCCGCGCTGCCGACGGTGCCGGTCACTCGCCACGCCAACGGCACGGGCACCATCGAGACCTACTCCGTGCGCTACGACTGGCCGGTGACGACGGGTGTGATCATCGGTCGACTCGACGCCGACGGCAGCCGGTTCATGGCACTCACCGAGGATGACGACCTGGTGGCGCTGATGCGCAACGGTGATCCGCTCGGCGCCCGCATCGCGGTGACGGCGTCGGACGACGGTGTGAACCTAGCCGCGCCGGCGTGA
- a CDS encoding IS110 family RNA-guided transposase has protein sequence MVVVGTDVHKRTHTFVAVDEHGRKVGDKVVKATSEGHLAALAWAKTTFGDDLLWGVEDCRNLSARLERDLLSAGQKVVRVAPKLMALQRASARTRGKSDPIDALAVAHAVLRHPDLPVAAHDEVSRELKLLVDRREDLVAQRTSTINRLLGRIHELDPTQAPKKASLDRAKTQIAVAAWLATIDGLLAELANDELGDIIRLTDMIAALTTRIGQAVHAAAPTLLALPGCGDLTAAKIVGETAGITRFKSEAAFACHSGTAPIPVWSGNTTGRVRLNRSGNRQLNAALYRIALTQIRIVGNPGHTYYLKRLADGDSPKEALRCLKRRLARIVYNRLQADEQSRNHPTQTAAA, from the coding sequence ATGGTCGTCGTTGGAACCGACGTACACAAGCGCACCCACACCTTCGTCGCCGTCGACGAACATGGCCGCAAAGTAGGAGACAAAGTCGTCAAGGCGACCTCTGAGGGACATCTGGCGGCGTTGGCGTGGGCCAAGACCACCTTTGGTGATGACCTGCTCTGGGGTGTTGAAGATTGCCGCAACCTCTCGGCACGCTTAGAGCGTGATCTGCTCTCGGCGGGTCAGAAGGTAGTGCGGGTGGCGCCGAAGTTGATGGCACTGCAGCGGGCCAGCGCCCGTACCCGGGGCAAATCCGATCCCATCGACGCCTTGGCGGTGGCCCACGCCGTGTTGCGCCATCCCGATCTTCCCGTCGCAGCCCACGACGAGGTGTCACGCGAGCTGAAGTTGCTGGTGGATCGGCGGGAAGACTTGGTGGCGCAACGCACTTCGACGATCAACCGGCTGCTGGGCCGCATCCACGAACTCGACCCCACTCAGGCGCCGAAGAAGGCCTCCCTAGATCGGGCCAAGACTCAGATCGCCGTGGCCGCCTGGCTGGCCACCATCGACGGGCTCCTCGCTGAACTGGCCAACGACGAACTCGGCGACATCATCCGACTCACCGACATGATCGCCGCGCTCACCACCCGCATCGGCCAGGCCGTCCACGCGGCGGCCCCCACACTGCTCGCACTGCCCGGCTGCGGCGATCTGACCGCAGCCAAGATCGTGGGCGAGACCGCAGGAATCACCCGCTTCAAGAGCGAGGCCGCCTTCGCTTGTCACAGCGGGACGGCACCCATCCCGGTCTGGTCGGGCAACACCACCGGTCGGGTTCGTCTGAATCGCTCGGGCAACCGGCAACTCAACGCCGCCCTCTACCGCATCGCCCTCACCCAAATACGCATCGTCGGCAACCCTGGACACACCTACTACCTCAAACGACTCGCCGACGGCGACTCCCCCAAAGAAGCCCTACGCTGCCTCAAACGACGCCTAGCTCGAATCGTCTACAACCGCCTACAAGCCGACGAACAATCACGAAACCACCCAACCCAAACCGCCGCCGCTTGA
- a CDS encoding LLM class F420-dependent oxidoreductase, with the protein MDYGLVLFTSDRGITPAAAATLADDHGFHTFYVPEHTHIPIKREAAHPTTGDESLPDDRYMRTLDPWVSLGTAAAVTSKVRLSTAVALPVEHDCITLAKSIATLDHLSGGRVSLGVGFGWNTDELNDHNVPPGRRRTMLREYLEAMRALWTQEEASYDGEFVKFGPSWAWPKPVQSHIPVLVGAAGTEKNFKWISRSADGWITTPRDFDIDAPVKLLQDTWAAAGRDGAPQIVALDFKPDPDKLARWAELGVTEVLFGLPDKSEAEVAGYVERLAGKLAALV; encoded by the coding sequence ATGGACTACGGGCTCGTACTTTTCACCAGTGATCGCGGCATCACCCCGGCGGCGGCGGCCACCCTCGCCGACGATCACGGTTTCCACACCTTCTACGTGCCCGAGCACACCCACATTCCGATCAAGCGGGAGGCCGCCCACCCCACGACCGGTGACGAGTCCCTGCCCGACGACCGCTACATGCGCACCCTCGACCCGTGGGTCAGCCTGGGCACCGCGGCCGCCGTGACGTCGAAGGTCCGGCTGTCGACGGCGGTGGCCCTGCCCGTCGAGCACGACTGCATCACCCTGGCCAAGTCCATCGCCACCCTCGACCACCTCTCCGGTGGGCGCGTCAGCCTCGGCGTCGGATTCGGTTGGAACACCGACGAACTCAACGATCACAACGTCCCGCCCGGCCGGCGCCGGACCATGCTTCGCGAGTACCTCGAGGCGATGCGCGCGCTGTGGACGCAGGAGGAAGCGTCCTACGACGGGGAGTTCGTGAAGTTCGGCCCCAGTTGGGCGTGGCCGAAGCCCGTCCAGTCGCACATCCCCGTCCTCGTCGGCGCCGCGGGCACCGAGAAGAACTTCAAGTGGATCTCCCGCTCCGCCGACGGGTGGATCACCACGCCGCGCGACTTCGACATCGACGCGCCGGTGAAGCTGCTGCAGGACACCTGGGCCGCCGCCGGCCGCGACGGTGCGCCGCAGATCGTCGCCCTGGACTTCAAGCCCGACCCCGACAAGCTGGCCCGCTGGGCCGAACTCGGCGTCACCGAGGTGCTCTTCGGGTTGCCGGACAAGTCAGAGGCCGAGGTGGCCGGTTACGTCGAGCGGCTCGCGGGCAAGCTCGCCGCCCTCGTCTAG
- a CDS encoding type III PLP-dependent enzyme, whose translation MNPHRRSQLRSQLSTRARGWRQLIAAHGTPLLVLDPYRVAAQYSLLTESLRGFHLHYAVKALPHPAVLTVLAASGSGFDVATTAEVDLVARLGVPMDRCIFTHPVKKPADIDYAYAHGIRTFVVDNPVEAAKFVGRAPDIGILVRLGFPNPSAKSDLSTKFGTAPAEAELLVKHVVAAGVRFAGFSFHVGSQGSSVAPYRDALRATLDLTRHVERTLGLHVSSIDIGGGFPVSYRDEMPAIGAIGDVIDEVLGSNRDYTMLAEPGRFVVADCMTLFTSVVGSAIRAGRTWHYLDDGLYGSYSNVMTEDVHPPILALSELEDDGGRAPLEPVTLAGPTCDSVDVVAADYPMPTLAVGDVVVSPSMGAYTAVTSSRFNGVPATPIVVSPRALYS comes from the coding sequence GTGAATCCGCACCGTCGGTCGCAGCTGCGTAGCCAGCTGAGCACCCGCGCCCGCGGCTGGCGTCAGCTGATCGCCGCCCACGGCACCCCGCTGCTGGTACTCGATCCGTACCGGGTGGCCGCGCAGTACTCGCTGCTCACCGAGAGCCTGCGCGGATTCCATCTTCACTACGCGGTGAAGGCGCTACCGCATCCGGCGGTGCTGACCGTGCTCGCGGCCAGCGGCAGTGGCTTCGACGTCGCCACCACCGCCGAAGTCGACCTCGTCGCGCGGCTCGGCGTCCCGATGGACCGCTGCATCTTCACCCACCCGGTGAAGAAACCCGCCGACATCGACTATGCGTACGCGCACGGCATCCGCACCTTCGTCGTCGACAACCCGGTGGAGGCGGCGAAGTTCGTCGGCCGCGCCCCCGACATCGGCATCCTCGTCCGCCTGGGCTTCCCGAACCCGTCGGCCAAGTCCGATCTGTCCACCAAGTTTGGGACAGCGCCCGCCGAGGCGGAACTGCTCGTCAAGCACGTCGTCGCCGCGGGCGTCCGGTTCGCGGGCTTCAGCTTTCACGTCGGCAGCCAGGGTTCGTCGGTGGCGCCCTACCGCGACGCGCTCCGCGCCACCCTCGACCTGACCAGACACGTCGAGCGGACGCTGGGACTGCACGTGTCGAGCATCGACATCGGCGGCGGGTTTCCCGTCTCCTACCGCGACGAGATGCCGGCCATCGGCGCGATCGGCGACGTGATCGACGAGGTGCTCGGAAGCAACCGGGACTACACCATGCTGGCGGAGCCGGGCCGGTTCGTCGTCGCGGACTGCATGACGCTGTTCACCAGCGTCGTCGGCAGCGCCATTAGGGCCGGGCGCACGTGGCACTACCTGGACGACGGCCTCTACGGCAGTTACTCCAACGTCATGACCGAGGACGTGCATCCACCGATCCTCGCGTTGAGCGAGTTGGAGGACGACGGCGGTCGGGCACCCCTGGAGCCCGTCACGCTGGCGGGCCCCACCTGCGACAGCGTCGACGTCGTCGCAGCCGACTATCCGATGCCGACGCTCGCGGTCGGCGACGTCGTGGTGAGCCCGTCGATGGGGGCCTACACCGCCGTGACGTCATCGCGTTTCAACGGTGTGCCCGCTACGCCGATCGTGGTGTCACCCCGCGCGTTGTACTCGTGA